The sequence CGCACTTGGGACCACCTGCACGCCGCTGGCGGCCAGCGTGTCTACCGCCTTGTCGATGTCCTCCACACGGAAGATGACCAGGGCGTTGTCGCGGAACTTCTCCGTGAACGCGTAGAGGTATTCCACACTCACATCTGCCGAGCCGAGGGCTTCCATGATGTGTGACAGGCCGCCGGGCCGGTCCGGGACTTCCACCGCGATGACATCGGTGAGTCGCGTCACGAATCCGGCGGCCTTGAGCACCAAGACGGCGGCGGCGGGGTCGGTGACGATGAGGCGCAAAACGCCGAAATCGGACGTATCGGCCAGGCAGAGCGCCCGCATGTTGATGTGCGCCTCGCCAAGCACCTTTGTGACCGCGG is a genomic window of Armatimonadota bacterium containing:
- a CDS encoding ACT domain-containing protein encodes the protein MRVQQLSVFLENKPGRLAAVTKVLGEAHINMRALCLADTSDFGVLRLIVTDPAAAVLVLKAAGFVTRLTDVIAVEVPDRPGGLSHIMEALGSADVSVEYLYAFTEKFRDNALVIFRVEDIDKAVDTLAASGVQVVPSAEVYAL